In a genomic window of Agarivorans albus:
- the iscA gene encoding iron-sulfur cluster assembly protein IscA, producing MAVSLTEAAATHVSQFLNNRGAGTGVRLGVKTSGCSGMAYILEFVDQLAEDDKVFESHGVNVIVDEKSLLYIDGTELDFVKEGLNEGFVFNNPNVNGECGCGESFSV from the coding sequence ATGGCTGTATCACTAACTGAAGCTGCAGCAACACATGTAAGTCAATTTTTGAACAACCGAGGCGCGGGCACTGGCGTGCGCCTAGGGGTAAAAACCTCTGGGTGTTCGGGCATGGCTTATATTTTGGAGTTTGTAGACCAATTAGCTGAAGACGACAAAGTATTTGAAAGCCACGGTGTAAATGTCATCGTTGATGAGAAAAGCTTACTTTACATCGATGGCACTGAATTAGACTTTGTTAAAGAAGGTTTGAACGAAGGCTTTGTATTTAACAACCCTAACGTAAATGGCGAATGTGGTTGTGGAGAGAGCTTTAGCGTTTAA
- the iscU gene encoding Fe-S cluster assembly scaffold IscU, whose product MAYSEKVIDHYENPRNVGAFEDKDDSHIGTGMVGAPACGDVMKLQLKVSDEGVIEDARFKTYGCGSAIASSSLVTEWVKGKSLDEAQALKNTDIAEELALPPVKIHCSILAEDAIKAAIADYKKKNA is encoded by the coding sequence ATGGCTTATAGTGAAAAAGTAATTGATCATTACGAAAACCCGCGTAACGTTGGCGCTTTCGAAGATAAAGATGATAGCCACATTGGCACCGGTATGGTGGGAGCACCAGCTTGTGGTGATGTGATGAAGTTACAACTTAAAGTAAGCGACGAAGGCGTGATTGAAGACGCTCGTTTCAAAACTTACGGTTGTGGTTCAGCAATTGCGTCCAGCTCACTGGTTACCGAGTGGGTTAAAGGTAAGAGTTTAGACGAAGCTCAAGCGCTTAAAAATACCGATATTGCTGAAGAATTAGCCTTGCCGCCAGTGAAGATTCACTGCTCAATTTTGGCAGAAGACGCCATTAAAGCCGCCATTGCTGATTACAAAAAGAAAAACGCGTAG
- a CDS encoding IscS subfamily cysteine desulfurase, giving the protein MKLPIYLDYSATTPVDPRVAEKMMQYLSVDGIYGNPASRSHRFGWQAEEAVDIARNQIADLVNADPREIVFTSGATESNNLAIKGAAHFYNKKGKHIITCKTEHKAVLDTCRQLEREGYEVTYLDPESNGVISLETLTEALREDTVLVSIMHVNNEIGVIQDIKAIGELCRSRKILFHVDAAQSAGKVEIDLQELPVDMMSFSAHKVYGPKGIGALYVQRKPRIRLEAQVHGGGHERGMRSGTLPTHQIVGMGEAFAIAKQDMAKDNEHIRALRDRFWAGIKDIEETYVNGDFEQRVVANLNVSFAYVEGESLIMALKDLAVSSGSACTSASLEPSYVLRALGLDDELAHSSIRFSFGRFTTEEEIDYAVKVINEGIGRLREMSPLWDMFKDGVDLSQVEWAHH; this is encoded by the coding sequence ATGAAATTACCAATTTATCTTGATTATTCAGCAACCACTCCTGTTGACCCTCGGGTTGCTGAAAAGATGATGCAATACCTTAGCGTAGATGGTATTTACGGTAACCCTGCTTCACGTTCACACCGTTTTGGCTGGCAAGCAGAAGAAGCTGTAGATATTGCCCGCAACCAAATTGCTGACCTAGTAAATGCTGACCCACGTGAAATCGTATTTACCTCGGGTGCTACAGAATCAAACAACCTTGCTATTAAGGGTGCTGCTCACTTTTACAATAAAAAAGGTAAGCACATCATCACGTGTAAAACTGAGCACAAAGCTGTGCTAGATACTTGTCGCCAATTAGAGCGAGAAGGTTACGAAGTGACTTATTTAGACCCAGAAAGCAACGGTGTTATAAGCCTTGAGACCTTAACCGAAGCATTACGTGAAGATACGGTTCTTGTGTCTATCATGCACGTGAACAACGAAATTGGCGTAATCCAAGACATTAAAGCGATTGGCGAGTTATGTCGCTCTCGTAAAATTTTGTTCCACGTTGATGCGGCACAAAGCGCAGGTAAAGTTGAGATCGATCTTCAAGAGCTTCCTGTAGATATGATGTCTTTCTCAGCACATAAGGTTTACGGGCCAAAAGGTATTGGTGCTCTGTACGTGCAACGTAAGCCACGTATTCGCCTAGAAGCGCAAGTACATGGCGGTGGACATGAGCGTGGAATGCGTTCTGGTACCTTACCTACTCACCAAATTGTTGGAATGGGTGAAGCCTTTGCTATTGCTAAACAAGATATGGCAAAAGATAACGAGCACATTCGCGCTTTACGTGACCGCTTTTGGGCAGGCATTAAAGATATTGAAGAAACCTATGTAAACGGTGACTTTGAGCAACGTGTAGTGGCTAACTTAAATGTGAGCTTTGCGTATGTTGAAGGTGAGTCATTGATAATGGCGCTTAAAGATTTAGCCGTTTCATCAGGTTCTGCGTGTACGTCTGCAAGCTTGGAGCCGTCGTATGTACTTCGCGCTCTAGGTTTAGATGACGAACTTGCACACAGTTCTATTCGTTTCTCTTTTGGCCGTTTCACTACTGAAGAAGAAATCGATTACGCAGTTAAAGTGATTAACGAAGGTATTGGCCGACTCCGCGAAATGTCTCCACTTTGGGACATGTTTAAAGACGGCGTAGACCTCAGCCAGGTTGAGTGGGCACACCACTAA